In a genomic window of Sutcliffiella sp. FSL R7-0096:
- the nuoL gene encoding NADH-quinone oxidoreductase subunit L yields the protein MMENAWIIPLFPLISFILLLLFGKRMKESSAFLGIALVSLSLIFSLMALWERFSAPTFKATFDWLQIGDVVLTAGYEVNQLNALMLVVVSLVSLLVHIYSKGYMDATERLHVFYAYLGLFTFAMLALVMSPNLLQLYIFWELVGVGSFLLIGFYFHKNDAKAAAKKAFIMTRIGDVGLFIGIILLFWQVGSFEYDVIFEAVNAGAISAGMLTLIAILIFIGAMGKSGQFPLHSWLPDAMEGPTPVSALIHAATMVAAGVYLVASLFPLFNASETAMLTVAIVGAFTAIFAASIGLVQKDIKRVLAYSTVSQLGFMMLALGSAGYVAGVFHLTTHAFFKALLFLAAGSVIHAVHNQNIDEMGGLWKKMRTTGILFLIGTLAITGVPLFSGFFSKEEILLAAWVNGNPFLFLLALIAAFFTAFYMFRLFFLVFTGEARGDQRHVHESPSVMTIPMIVLGVLAVVAGYMNTPWFGHFLGDWLTEGTNLYGPSHIEGPLWIMIAAILVSAAGIGFAYLIYFRRSIARETFSQGAPHLYGILRNKYFVDEFYKMTFVYGSRVISLFLKYIDEFLVHGTMKGIAAASQQIGRLGAKVQNGQTQTYGTVAFVGLAILIIIFVFTGGYIG from the coding sequence ATGATGGAAAATGCCTGGATCATCCCGCTTTTTCCGCTGATCTCCTTTATCCTACTACTGCTATTCGGCAAAAGAATGAAAGAATCGAGCGCATTCCTCGGAATCGCACTCGTCAGTCTATCACTCATCTTTTCCCTCATGGCACTATGGGAGCGGTTTTCAGCACCAACCTTCAAAGCCACATTCGACTGGCTCCAAATCGGAGACGTCGTACTGACGGCGGGATATGAAGTCAATCAATTAAACGCCTTGATGCTTGTCGTAGTATCACTTGTCAGCTTACTCGTACATATTTATTCCAAAGGGTATATGGACGCCACCGAACGGCTCCACGTGTTCTACGCATACCTGGGTCTGTTTACTTTTGCCATGCTGGCACTTGTGATGTCACCGAACCTGCTTCAGCTCTACATTTTCTGGGAGCTTGTCGGAGTGGGATCGTTCTTGCTCATCGGATTCTATTTTCATAAAAACGATGCAAAAGCCGCTGCCAAAAAAGCGTTCATCATGACGCGTATCGGGGATGTCGGATTATTCATCGGGATCATCCTATTATTCTGGCAAGTAGGTAGCTTCGAATATGATGTCATTTTTGAAGCAGTCAATGCAGGCGCAATATCCGCAGGCATGCTGACCCTCATCGCCATTCTTATTTTCATCGGGGCCATGGGGAAATCAGGTCAATTCCCGTTGCATTCCTGGTTACCTGATGCGATGGAAGGTCCAACACCTGTTTCCGCCCTTATCCACGCCGCAACGATGGTTGCAGCAGGGGTGTATTTGGTTGCGAGTCTGTTTCCGTTATTCAATGCCAGCGAAACAGCCATGCTGACCGTTGCGATCGTCGGTGCGTTCACCGCGATTTTCGCGGCATCCATCGGCCTTGTGCAAAAGGATATTAAGAGGGTACTAGCTTACTCCACCGTCAGTCAGCTCGGTTTCATGATGCTTGCACTCGGTTCTGCAGGCTATGTGGCAGGGGTTTTCCACCTCACCACACACGCATTCTTTAAAGCATTGCTGTTCCTTGCAGCAGGTAGTGTCATCCATGCCGTCCATAACCAAAACATCGACGAAATGGGCGGGCTTTGGAAAAAAATGCGCACCACCGGAATCTTATTTTTAATCGGGACGCTTGCCATCACTGGTGTTCCGCTGTTCTCAGGCTTTTTCAGTAAAGAGGAAATCCTGCTTGCAGCCTGGGTGAACGGAAATCCGTTCCTATTTTTACTGGCACTGATTGCCGCATTCTTCACGGCATTCTATATGTTCCGCCTGTTCTTCCTTGTCTTCACAGGTGAAGCGCGCGGAGACCAGCGACATGTTCATGAATCGCCGTCCGTCATGACCATTCCGATGATCGTGCTTGGCGTTCTCGCCGTGGTTGCTGGTTATATGAATACACCTTGGTTCGGCCATTTCCTCGGAGACTGGCTGACAGAAGGGACCAACCTATACGGACCTTCACACATCGAAGGACCGCTTTGGATCATGATCGCCGCCATCCTTGTGTCGGCTGCCGGAATCGGATTTGCCTACCTGATCTACTTCCGTCGCTCGATCGCGCGCGAAACGTTCAGCCAAGGCGCACCGCATCTTTACGGCATTTTACGCAACAAATATTTTGTCGATGAATTCTACAAAATGACGTTCGTTTACGGGTCCCGCGTCATCAGTCTGTTCCTTAAATACATCGACGAGTTCCTTGTCCACGGAACGATGAAGGGAATCGCCGCGGCGTCCCAGCAGATCGGTAGACTTGGAGCCAAAGTGCAGAACGGCCAAACCCAGACATACGGAACAGTCGCGTTTGTCGGGCTCGCCATTCTCATCATCATTTTCGTCTTCACAGGGGGGTACATCGGATGA
- the nuoK gene encoding NADH-quinone oxidoreductase subunit NuoK, translated as MSGVPLSAYLVLALILFCIGLYGALTKRNTVIVLICIELMLNAVNINLVAFSKFGIAPSITGQVFSLFTITVAAAEAAVGLAILIALYRNRRTVNIDDMNTLKN; from the coding sequence ATGAGCGGAGTTCCACTATCAGCCTACCTGGTACTAGCACTTATTTTATTCTGTATCGGACTTTACGGGGCACTCACAAAACGCAACACCGTCATCGTCCTGATCTGTATCGAGCTCATGCTGAACGCCGTCAACATCAACCTTGTCGCATTCAGCAAATTCGGCATCGCGCCGTCCATCACAGGGCAAGTATTCTCCCTGTTCACCATCACCGTCGCAGCAGCAGAAGCCGCAGTCGGCCTGGCTATCCTCATAGCCCTCTACCGCAACCGACGCACCGTGAACATCGACGACATGAATACGTTGAAGAACTAA
- a CDS encoding NADH-quinone oxidoreductase subunit J, translating to MTITGEFIAFLFLAIAAIAGGVLMLNLTKVVHMVVALVFTFISIAGIYVMLSAEFVAAVQILIYSGAITIIMLFGIMLTRHNDESETSGLGRKILVGAGVLGFAAVMYLGLYSLDLGSQESADLHVNNTEQIGVAIYATYVIPFELTSVILLVALVGAIILARRDDEEEAGDIVKEEATKE from the coding sequence ATGACCATAACCGGTGAATTCATCGCATTTCTTTTCCTAGCAATCGCTGCGATCGCCGGTGGAGTGCTCATGCTGAATCTGACAAAGGTCGTGCACATGGTCGTAGCCCTAGTGTTCACCTTCATCAGCATCGCCGGCATCTATGTCATGCTCTCCGCTGAATTCGTAGCGGCTGTCCAGATTCTCATCTATTCCGGAGCCATCACCATCATCATGCTGTTCGGAATCATGCTAACCCGTCACAACGACGAATCCGAAACATCCGGACTCGGCAGAAAAATACTCGTCGGGGCAGGGGTGCTCGGCTTTGCAGCGGTCATGTACTTAGGACTCTATAGCCTTGACCTTGGATCGCAAGAATCTGCAGACCTGCATGTGAACAATACCGAACAGATCGGAGTGGCCATCTATGCAACATACGTCATTCCATTTGAGCTGACCTCGGTGATCCTGCTTGTGGCACTTGTCGGAGCCATCATCCTGGCAAGACGGGATGACGAAGAAGAAGCCGGTGACATTGTAAAAGAGGAGGCGACCAAGGAATGA
- the nuoI gene encoding NADH-quinone oxidoreductase subunit NuoI, giving the protein MRGLAKGLKYTLQNLTKKKVTYDYPNEPLPLPDRFRGIQKFYPEKCIVCNQCANICPTDCIQLTGKKHPDPTKKGKIIDTYDINFEICILCDLCTEVCPTEAIIMTNNFELAEYSRDRLFKDLQWLDENDTNIRRENKA; this is encoded by the coding sequence ATGCGCGGTCTTGCAAAAGGTTTAAAATATACCCTACAAAACTTAACCAAGAAAAAAGTCACCTATGATTACCCAAACGAGCCGCTCCCACTACCGGACCGGTTCCGCGGCATCCAAAAATTTTACCCGGAAAAATGCATCGTCTGCAACCAATGTGCCAACATCTGCCCGACAGACTGCATCCAGCTTACCGGGAAAAAACATCCGGATCCAACGAAAAAAGGGAAAATCATCGACACATACGATATCAACTTTGAAATCTGTATTCTGTGCGACCTCTGTACAGAAGTCTGCCCGACAGAAGCCATCATCATGACCAACAACTTTGAGCTTGCCGAATACAGCCGTGATCGACTTTTCAAAGACCTGCAATGGCTCGATGAAAACGATACGAACATCAGAAGGGAGAATAAAGCATGA
- the nuoH gene encoding NADH-quinone oxidoreductase subunit NuoH — protein MMEGLLHSSPSWTNFFIFFGLATALLLAVLGFVTYGILAERKVMGFMQGRMGPNQVGGSWGLLQTVADVLKLLLKEDTIPKLADRPLYIIAPVIAFTPAFMVLATIPFTDRFQFADIGVGLLYYIAISGITTVGVVAAGWASNNKYSLLGGMRAAAQMISYEVPLVMSVIGVVLLAGSLNLNQIVAAQGETFWFIILQPVGFLIFVIASVAELNRTPFDLPEAESELVAGYHVEYSGFRWAFFMLAEYVYLFAMASLTTVLFLGGWLPPFEFLGFIPGAVWFALKFSVVVFVLIWIRVTFPRLRADQLMEFGWKVLLPVALANIFFSAIMKELFFK, from the coding sequence ATGATGGAAGGATTACTGCATTCATCACCATCCTGGACGAATTTTTTCATCTTTTTTGGATTGGCAACGGCACTGTTGCTTGCCGTCCTGGGTTTCGTAACCTACGGAATCCTTGCCGAGCGTAAAGTAATGGGCTTCATGCAGGGACGCATGGGACCGAACCAGGTCGGGGGCTCCTGGGGCTTGCTCCAGACAGTGGCCGACGTCTTGAAGCTTCTTTTAAAAGAAGACACGATCCCGAAACTTGCGGATCGTCCATTATACATTATCGCACCTGTCATCGCCTTCACACCAGCGTTCATGGTGCTTGCCACCATCCCATTCACTGACCGCTTCCAGTTTGCGGACATCGGGGTCGGCCTGCTCTACTACATTGCCATCTCCGGTATCACAACGGTCGGCGTCGTAGCGGCAGGCTGGGCATCAAACAACAAGTACTCCTTGCTCGGAGGCATGCGTGCAGCGGCCCAAATGATTTCCTATGAGGTTCCGCTTGTCATGTCTGTAATCGGTGTTGTCCTCCTTGCGGGAAGCCTTAACCTAAATCAAATCGTCGCCGCACAAGGCGAAACATTCTGGTTCATCATCTTGCAACCAGTCGGCTTCCTTATTTTCGTCATCGCTTCTGTCGCAGAGTTGAACCGTACACCATTTGACTTGCCAGAAGCGGAATCAGAGCTTGTCGCAGGTTACCATGTCGAATACTCCGGCTTCCGTTGGGCATTCTTCATGCTGGCGGAATATGTGTACCTATTCGCGATGGCATCACTCACCACTGTTCTATTTTTGGGCGGATGGCTGCCACCATTCGAATTCCTCGGATTCATCCCGGGCGCCGTCTGGTTCGCGCTAAAATTCAGCGTAGTCGTATTCGTGCTCATCTGGATCCGTGTCACATTCCCGCGTCTGCGCGCAGACCAACTCATGGAATTCGGCTGGAAAGTACTACTACCAGTAGCACTGGCAAACATCTTCTTCTCAGCCATCATGAAGGAACTATTTTTTAAATAA
- a CDS encoding NADH-quinone oxidoreductase subunit D has product MIRTEEMLLNVGPQHPSTHGVFRLVIKIDGEIIKEATPVIGYLHRGTEKLAENLQYTQIIPYTDRMDYLSAMTNNYVLCHAVETMMGLEIPDRAEYLRVLAMELGRVASHLVWYGTYLLDIGAVSPFLYAFREREMIINLLNELSGARLTFNYMRVGGVKWDAPEGWIEKVEEFVPYMREQLKGYHDLVTGNEIFMSRVKGVGRYTKEDAFAYSLSGANLRCTGVKWDLRKDEPYSIYDRFDFDVPTREGGDAWARYHCRMEEIEESLKIIEQAVAQFPKEGEIMAKVPRIIKAPKGEAYVRIESPRGEIGCYIASDGKKEPYRLKFRRPSFYNLQILPKLLEGENMANLIAILGAIDIVLGEVDG; this is encoded by the coding sequence ATGATTCGCACAGAGGAGATGCTACTGAATGTCGGACCACAGCATCCGAGTACCCACGGGGTGTTCCGACTTGTCATAAAAATCGATGGGGAAATCATCAAGGAAGCGACCCCGGTCATTGGATACCTTCACCGCGGAACCGAAAAGCTCGCGGAGAACCTCCAGTATACACAAATCATCCCGTACACGGACCGGATGGACTATCTATCCGCCATGACCAACAACTATGTGCTTTGTCACGCAGTCGAAACGATGATGGGGCTCGAGATTCCAGACCGCGCAGAATACCTTCGGGTGTTGGCGATGGAGCTTGGGCGTGTTGCTAGTCACTTAGTTTGGTATGGTACATATTTGCTAGATATCGGGGCGGTCAGTCCGTTCCTATATGCGTTCCGTGAGCGCGAAATGATCATCAATCTATTAAATGAACTATCAGGGGCCCGACTCACCTTCAACTATATGCGTGTTGGAGGCGTGAAGTGGGATGCACCTGAGGGCTGGATCGAGAAAGTGGAAGAGTTTGTTCCATATATGAGGGAGCAGCTGAAAGGCTACCACGACCTTGTGACAGGCAATGAAATTTTCATGAGCCGTGTGAAGGGTGTCGGCCGTTACACCAAGGAGGATGCCTTTGCGTACTCCCTGAGTGGCGCGAACCTCAGATGTACCGGCGTAAAGTGGGATCTTCGCAAAGATGAGCCCTATTCCATATATGACCGCTTTGATTTTGACGTTCCGACCCGCGAAGGCGGGGACGCATGGGCGCGTTACCATTGCCGCATGGAGGAAATCGAAGAATCTCTTAAGATCATTGAACAAGCAGTCGCTCAGTTCCCAAAAGAGGGCGAAATCATGGCAAAGGTGCCAAGGATCATCAAGGCGCCAAAGGGAGAGGCATATGTACGAATCGAATCCCCACGAGGTGAAATCGGCTGTTACATTGCCAGTGACGGTAAAAAAGAACCGTATCGACTAAAATTCCGCCGTCCGTCCTTTTACAACCTGCAAATTCTACCGAAACTTCTTGAAGGAGAAAACATGGCGAACCTGATAGCCATTTTAGGGGCGATTGACATTGTCCTTGGGGAGGTGGATGGATAA
- a CDS encoding NADH-quinone oxidoreductase subunit C produces MSDEKSLEEKKKEAAAKAKAAALAKLEAKKKMEAQASPNKEEPTEKTEAPTGDDAKELAKKKAAAAAKAKAAALAKQKAKEQAASETETPTENNGDDAKELAKKKAAAAAKAKAAALAKQKAKAAAVASEGGADSTTDSSATDDAKELAKKKAAAAAKAKAAALAKQKREAGEAPATDGDDAKAKAIAAAKAKAAAAAKAKSATLAKQQREGTATGTDADSDATNLQDEKAKAIAAAKAKAKAAKVAKAKAAAAAKAKGATSDGTETPAKPSPNQKYLDKYVKVINDNLGENTLEDAYINPLSKDVPTLVAKPENYFKVASFLRYNEQLTFEFLSEMHGTDFETHMEIYNHLYSYKNKQSVALKVKIDRENPVIPSLQPLWEGANWPERETFDLLGIQFTGHPNLTRIMMPDDWVGYPLRKDYEPYDVEV; encoded by the coding sequence GTGAGCGATGAGAAAAGCCTGGAAGAAAAAAAGAAAGAGGCCGCAGCCAAAGCAAAAGCTGCCGCACTTGCAAAATTAGAAGCAAAAAAAAAGATGGAAGCGCAGGCTTCTCCAAATAAAGAAGAACCAACCGAAAAAACGGAAGCACCTACTGGTGACGACGCGAAAGAACTAGCCAAAAAGAAAGCAGCAGCCGCAGCTAAAGCGAAGGCAGCCGCACTTGCTAAGCAGAAAGCAAAAGAACAAGCCGCTTCTGAAACGGAAACACCTACCGAAAACAACGGTGACGACGCGAAGGAACTAGCCAAAAAGAAAGCAGCAGCCGCAGCAAAAGCAAAGGCCGCCGCACTAGCTAAACAAAAAGCCAAAGCCGCCGCCGTAGCGTCAGAAGGAGGCGCTGACTCTACCACGGATTCCTCCGCCACTGACGACGCCAAAGAACTAGCGAAGAAAAAAGCAGCCGCTGCTGCCAAGGCAAAGGCTGCCGCACTGGCCAAACAAAAACGCGAGGCAGGCGAAGCACCAGCAACCGACGGGGACGATGCCAAAGCCAAAGCCATCGCAGCAGCCAAAGCGAAAGCGGCAGCAGCCGCCAAGGCCAAATCCGCCACACTGGCCAAACAACAGCGTGAAGGCACAGCAACGGGCACCGATGCAGACTCCGACGCAACAAACCTGCAAGACGAAAAAGCAAAAGCCATCGCAGCCGCGAAAGCCAAGGCAAAGGCAGCCAAAGTAGCCAAAGCGAAAGCCGCCGCTGCCGCAAAAGCCAAAGGGGCAACATCCGACGGAACAGAAACACCAGCCAAACCATCACCAAACCAGAAATACCTAGATAAATACGTAAAAGTGATCAACGACAACCTCGGTGAAAACACCCTGGAAGACGCGTACATCAACCCGCTTTCCAAAGATGTCCCGACGCTTGTCGCGAAACCTGAGAACTATTTTAAAGTGGCATCATTCCTGCGTTACAATGAGCAGCTGACGTTTGAATTTCTATCAGAAATGCACGGCACGGACTTTGAGACGCATATGGAGATCTATAACCACTTATACTCTTATAAGAACAAGCAGTCTGTAGCCTTGAAAGTAAAAATAGATCGGGAAAACCCTGTCATACCATCCTTGCAGCCATTATGGGAAGGGGCAAACTGGCCGGAGCGGGAGACATTCGATCTGCTTGGCATTCAGTTTACAGGACATCCGAACTTGACGCGCATCATGATGCCGGATGATTGGGTAGGTTATCCGCTGCGCAAAGATTATGAGCCGTACGATGTGGAGGTGTAG
- a CDS encoding NADH-quinone oxidoreductase subunit B has translation MDLNLESISPEEMEELKQTVFLTTLEELKAWARSNSMWPMTFGLACCAIEMMGVGSSHYDLDRFGSFFRTSPRQSDCMIVSGTVTKKMAPVLKRLYDQMPEPKWVIAMGSCATAGGPYIKSYAVVKGVDQIVPVDVYIPGCPPNPAALIYGINKLREKIRYEAKTGKQVI, from the coding sequence ATGGATCTAAATCTAGAGAGTATTTCACCAGAGGAAATGGAAGAGCTAAAACAGACGGTCTTCCTGACAACATTGGAGGAGCTGAAAGCTTGGGCCCGCAGCAATTCCATGTGGCCGATGACTTTCGGTCTTGCTTGCTGTGCAATCGAGATGATGGGGGTGGGATCGTCCCATTATGACCTCGACCGTTTTGGATCCTTCTTTCGTACATCTCCGCGTCAGTCCGACTGTATGATCGTATCTGGTACCGTGACGAAAAAAATGGCACCAGTATTGAAGCGCTTGTATGATCAAATGCCTGAGCCGAAATGGGTCATTGCGATGGGATCCTGTGCAACTGCGGGTGGTCCGTATATCAAATCCTATGCCGTTGTCAAAGGAGTGGACCAGATTGTACCCGTAGATGTGTATATACCGGGATGTCCACCAAACCCAGCGGCTCTTATTTATGGAATCAACAAGCTCCGCGAAAAAATCCGCTATGAAGCCAAGACAGGGAAGCAGGTGATCTAG
- a CDS encoding NADH-quinone oxidoreductase subunit A, producing MNLLNLYQNNYLIVVVFLALGVLLPVVALAIGRVLRPNKPSAAKQTTYESGIDPFHDSRVQFNVRYYIFALLFVIFDVETVFLYPWAVAYEKLGIFALIEMLIFVVLLLIGLIYAWKKKVLKWI from the coding sequence ATGAATCTACTAAACTTATATCAAAATAACTATTTGATAGTGGTTGTATTCTTGGCTCTAGGGGTATTGCTTCCGGTCGTGGCGCTTGCTATTGGACGGGTTTTACGTCCGAATAAGCCATCAGCAGCCAAGCAGACGACCTATGAAAGTGGAATTGATCCCTTTCATGATTCACGTGTTCAGTTTAATGTTCGTTATTACATATTTGCCCTATTGTTTGTCATTTTCGATGTGGAGACGGTGTTCCTTTATCCATGGGCGGTGGCATACGAGAAGTTGGGGATTTTTGCACTGATTGAAATGCTTATTTTCGTAGTTTTACTACTGATCGGATTAATTTACGCATGGAAGAAGAAGGTGTTGAAATGGATCTAA
- a CDS encoding F0F1 ATP synthase subunit epsilon gives MKTLKVSVVTPDGPVYESDVEMVVARAQSGELGVLPGHIPMVAPLQIGGVRMKKDGKTEQVAVNGGFLEVRPDKVTILAQTAEAAEEIDLTRAEEAKKRAEQRLQSKQDDIDYRRAELALQRAINRINVAKRG, from the coding sequence ATGAAGACATTAAAAGTCAGCGTAGTTACTCCCGATGGCCCGGTTTATGAATCAGACGTAGAAATGGTAGTAGCCCGCGCTCAAAGCGGTGAGCTCGGAGTTCTACCAGGACATATCCCGATGGTTGCTCCACTTCAAATCGGCGGCGTCCGTATGAAAAAAGACGGCAAAACCGAACAAGTGGCAGTAAACGGAGGCTTCCTGGAAGTGCGTCCTGATAAAGTAACGATCCTTGCCCAAACTGCAGAAGCAGCAGAGGAAATCGATCTTACACGTGCAGAAGAAGCAAAAAAACGCGCCGAGCAACGTCTACAGTCCAAACAGGACGACATCGACTACCGCCGTGCCGAACTTGCCCTTCAACGCGCAATCAACCGCATCAACGTAGCCAAAAGAGGGTAA
- the atpD gene encoding F0F1 ATP synthase subunit beta yields MKGRVTQIMGPVVDVKFDSGHLPEIYNALHINHKARSGNEVDITLTLEVALHLGDNTVRTIAMASTDGVVRGMEVEDAGHPISVPVGDVTLGRVFNVLGENIDLDAPIPAGSRRDPIHRQAPTFEQLSTDVEILETGIKVVDLLAPYIKGGKIGLFGGAGVGKTVLIQELINNIAQEHGGISVFAGVGERTREGNDLYHEMTDSGVIKKTAMVFGQMNEPPGARMRVALTGLTMAEFFRDDQGQDVLFFMDNIFRFTQAGSEVSALLGRMPSAVGYQPTLATEMGQLQERITSTSVGSVTSIQAIYVPADDYTDPAPATTFAHLDATTNLERKLSEMGIYPAVDPLASTSRALAPEVVGDDHYAVAREVQSTLQRYKELQDIIAILGMDELTDEDKLTVHRARRIQFFLSQNFHVAEQFTGQKGSYVPVQETVKGFREILDGKYDHLPEDAFRLVGRIEEVVEKAKQMGVEV; encoded by the coding sequence ATGAAAGGTCGCGTTACTCAAATCATGGGTCCAGTTGTCGACGTAAAATTCGACAGCGGACATCTTCCTGAAATATACAACGCTCTTCATATTAATCATAAAGCGCGTAGCGGAAATGAAGTAGACATTACTTTAACGCTTGAGGTTGCTCTTCACCTTGGAGACAACACAGTGCGTACAATCGCTATGGCTTCTACAGACGGTGTCGTTCGTGGCATGGAAGTAGAAGATGCTGGTCACCCTATCTCTGTACCAGTAGGGGACGTAACACTTGGTCGTGTTTTCAACGTACTAGGAGAAAACATTGACTTAGATGCTCCAATCCCAGCAGGTTCTCGTCGTGATCCAATTCACAGACAAGCTCCTACATTCGAACAACTTTCAACAGACGTTGAAATCCTTGAAACTGGTATCAAAGTAGTAGACTTACTTGCTCCTTACATCAAGGGTGGTAAAATCGGTCTATTCGGTGGTGCCGGTGTAGGTAAAACGGTTCTTATCCAAGAATTGATCAACAACATCGCACAAGAGCACGGTGGTATCTCCGTATTCGCAGGTGTTGGTGAGCGTACTCGTGAAGGAAATGACCTTTACCACGAGATGACGGATTCTGGCGTTATCAAGAAAACTGCCATGGTATTCGGACAAATGAACGAGCCGCCTGGAGCACGTATGCGTGTGGCACTAACAGGTCTTACAATGGCTGAGTTCTTCCGTGATGACCAAGGACAAGACGTTCTATTCTTCATGGACAACATCTTCCGTTTCACACAAGCAGGTTCTGAGGTATCCGCCCTACTAGGCCGTATGCCATCTGCCGTTGGTTACCAACCGACACTTGCTACGGAAATGGGTCAATTACAAGAGCGTATCACGTCTACATCTGTAGGGTCTGTAACGTCTATCCAAGCGATCTACGTTCCTGCCGATGACTACACGGATCCGGCTCCAGCAACAACTTTCGCTCACTTGGATGCAACAACTAACCTTGAGCGTAAGCTTTCCGAGATGGGTATCTACCCAGCGGTTGATCCTCTAGCTTCCACTTCCCGTGCATTGGCACCAGAAGTAGTTGGAGACGACCACTATGCAGTAGCGCGTGAAGTGCAATCCACTTTACAACGTTACAAAGAACTACAAGATATCATTGCTATCTTAGGTATGGATGAGTTAACGGATGAGGATAAATTAACCGTTCACCGTGCTCGTCGTATCCAGTTCTTCTTATCTCAAAACTTCCACGTAGCCGAGCAGTTCACTGGACAAAAAGGTTCTTACGTTCCTGTTCAGGAAACAGTTAAAGGATTCAGAGAAATCCTTGACGGCAAATACGACCACCTTCCAGAGGATGCATTCCGTCTAGTTGGACGCATCGAAGAAGTTGTGGAAAAAGCGAAGCAAATGGGTGTAGAAGTTTAA
- a CDS encoding F0F1 ATP synthase subunit gamma has product MASLRDIKTRITSTKKTSQITKAMQMVSASKLNRAETNAKAFNPYMDKIQEVVASIALGSTDVSHPMLESRPVKRTGYIVISSDRGLAGAYNSNILRTVHQTVQKRHKSQDEYAVIAIGRIGRDFFRKRNVPVFSEITGLGDQVSFSDIKDIANRAVSMYADGTFDELYVYYNHFVSAISQEVTEKKLLPLTDIAPTTNKITSYEFEPSQEGILEVLLPQYAESLIYGALLDAKASEHAARMTAMQSATDNAKELIQGLTLSYNRARQAAITQEITEITAGASALE; this is encoded by the coding sequence TTGGCATCATTACGCGACATTAAAACGAGAATTACCTCGACGAAGAAGACTAGTCAAATCACAAAAGCCATGCAGATGGTTTCCGCATCGAAACTAAATCGTGCCGAAACAAATGCAAAAGCTTTCAATCCTTACATGGATAAAATCCAAGAGGTTGTGGCAAGTATCGCACTAGGAAGTACAGATGTATCGCATCCAATGCTAGAAAGCCGTCCGGTAAAACGAACAGGCTACATCGTAATCTCCTCTGACCGTGGTCTTGCAGGTGCCTATAACAGTAATATCTTACGTACGGTTCATCAGACGGTTCAAAAACGTCACAAGTCTCAAGATGAATACGCAGTAATTGCCATCGGACGAATCGGCCGCGACTTTTTCAGAAAGCGTAATGTCCCTGTATTCTCCGAAATTACTGGTCTAGGCGACCAAGTATCCTTCTCAGACATCAAGGATATTGCGAATCGTGCAGTCAGCATGTACGCGGATGGAACGTTTGATGAGTTATACGTGTATTACAACCATTTCGTAAGTGCAATCTCCCAAGAAGTAACAGAGAAGAAGCTTCTTCCTCTTACTGACATTGCACCTACAACCAACAAGATTACATCCTATGAGTTCGAACCTTCCCAAGAAGGTATCCTTGAAGTATTGCTACCGCAATATGCGGAAAGCCTGATTTACGGTGCATTACTAGATGCAAAAGCAAGTGAGCATGCTGCTCGTATGACAGCGATGCAAAGTGCGACAGATAACGCAAAAGAGCTTATCCAAGGCCTTACACTTTCATACAACCGTGCACGTCAAGCAGCAATCACACAAGAGATTACCGAGATCACTGCGGGAGCTTCAGCTCTAGAATAG